The proteins below are encoded in one region of Syntrophorhabdaceae bacterium:
- a CDS encoding thermonuclease family protein: protein MKRLIALFVFIGIIGMAAASFGKDFVVRKVLSGDTVQLESGEIVRYLGIDAPELFLKEGGSEFFAKEAARHNKKLVLLKKVRLEFDSEKKDHYGRLLAYVFVKNVFINGELVKGGYARATVKPPNVKYKDMLLDYQKKAMEEERGLWQEKKKDTEKYYIGNKRSYVLHRPSCKNALKIPDKNKIVFHNRMDAIKIGYVPDKYCKP from the coding sequence ATGAAGAGACTTATCGCTTTATTTGTCTTCATAGGCATCATAGGCATGGCCGCGGCTTCCTTCGGGAAGGATTTCGTGGTGAGAAAGGTCCTGAGCGGCGACACAGTCCAACTGGAATCGGGAGAGATAGTCCGGTACCTGGGAATAGATGCGCCGGAGCTGTTTCTGAAAGAAGGGGGCAGCGAATTCTTCGCCAAAGAGGCTGCCCGCCATAATAAAAAGCTCGTCCTCCTCAAGAAGGTGAGACTCGAATTCGATTCCGAAAAGAAGGACCACTACGGCAGACTCCTTGCATATGTTTTCGTCAAAAATGTGTTTATCAATGGAGAGTTGGTAAAGGGGGGATATGCGAGGGCGACGGTAAAGCCGCCCAATGTGAAATATAAGGATATGCTCCTCGATTATCAGAAAAAGGCCATGGAAGAGGAGAGGGGGCTCTGGCAGGAAAAGAAGAAGGACACGGAGAAATATTACATCGGAAATAAGAGAAGCTATGTGCTTCACAGGCCGTCGTGTAAGAATGCCCTGAAAATACCCGACAAAAATAAAATAGTCTTTCATAACCGCATGGATGCGATTAAAATAGGCTACGTACCGGACAAATACTGTAAGCCATGA
- a CDS encoding AAA family ATPase yields the protein MIEEYLQYWGLDRHPFLLAPDSRMMCVTGQYYECLERLKYAITTGKGGVLLVSEDAGLGKTTLLLKLIDDMKERYGDAFRYAYIDHPTLSAAQMISLITSQISGIPAGEDKLRNLDVLKSTLIDAKEQGGKSIIIVDEGQLLCEAHDVLQELRILINLTHMGEYLHTFILSGQRALWHTIKSMPEFWQRLPVRYYFVPLKLEETKELVNYRLYRAGAEEGREVFQEDALEIIHRYAKGSPRTLIALADLSLLVGYTNHAARISFKEVSKAIQAMSGQGESLPYVREEGPRETGPSLSSISTIERPVDRPPWKRPEYSEAMLKTSPPMTDKFKKVVRPGPAYLILAFVALFLAGMVTYFYISDSFARKRIANPAPAASQTPEKPLSGQNPVSPTVNGAGPAPDAPQVLSQPAPQVTAQPAPQITSQPASQIIPPKPLPQAPQKEAAEKITLSPAAGKNALVVAEAGNIRNAPDLDAPRIGVIFKDETIRIFDEKKDRNGERWFMVHIYGKKEGWISERVVEVREGLSPEQ from the coding sequence ATGATCGAGGAGTATCTCCAATACTGGGGGCTTGACCGCCACCCTTTCCTTCTTGCCCCCGACAGCCGCATGATGTGTGTGACGGGTCAGTACTATGAATGTCTCGAGCGCCTGAAATATGCCATTACGACGGGAAAGGGCGGGGTCCTTCTCGTCTCGGAGGACGCGGGTCTCGGCAAGACGACCCTCCTTCTCAAACTTATCGACGATATGAAAGAGAGATACGGCGATGCCTTCAGATACGCCTACATCGATCATCCCACCCTGAGTGCCGCTCAGATGATCTCCCTTATTACGAGTCAGATATCGGGTATTCCGGCAGGCGAAGACAAGCTCAGAAACCTCGATGTCCTGAAGAGCACGCTGATCGATGCGAAGGAGCAGGGCGGCAAGAGCATTATAATAGTAGATGAGGGGCAGCTTCTCTGTGAGGCCCACGACGTGCTTCAGGAGTTGAGGATACTGATCAACCTCACTCATATGGGCGAATACCTCCATACCTTTATTCTCTCCGGTCAGCGGGCATTATGGCATACTATAAAGTCAATGCCCGAATTCTGGCAGAGACTGCCGGTGCGATATTATTTCGTGCCCCTCAAGCTCGAGGAGACAAAGGAACTGGTAAATTACAGGCTCTACAGGGCAGGGGCTGAAGAAGGACGGGAAGTCTTTCAGGAAGACGCCCTCGAGATCATACATCGCTATGCAAAAGGCTCCCCCCGGACACTGATCGCCCTTGCCGACCTCTCGCTCCTTGTGGGATATACGAATCATGCGGCAAGAATCAGCTTCAAAGAGGTTTCCAAGGCTATTCAGGCAATGTCCGGCCAGGGCGAAAGCCTTCCTTATGTAAGGGAAGAGGGACCCCGGGAAACGGGACCGTCCCTCTCCAGCATCTCGACAATAGAGCGGCCTGTGGACCGCCCTCCCTGGAAACGACCTGAATACTCCGAAGCCATGCTCAAGACCTCACCCCCTATGACGGATAAGTTCAAAAAAGTAGTGCGACCCGGGCCGGCATACCTGATCCTCGCCTTCGTTGCCCTGTTCCTCGCGGGGATGGTAACCTATTTTTACATCTCCGACTCTTTCGCCAGAAAAAGAATTGCCAACCCGGCGCCGGCCGCGAGCCAGACCCCGGAGAAACCCCTTTCCGGTCAAAACCCCGTTTCCCCGACGGTGAACGGGGCAGGACCTGCGCCGGACGCTCCCCAAGTGCTATCTCAGCCCGCTCCGCAAGTCACCGCGCAGCCCGCTCCCCAGATTACATCTCAGCCAGCTTCGCAGATAATTCCGCCAAAACCCCTTCCTCAGGCACCGCAAAAGGAGGCGGCGGAAAAGATTACCCTTTCCCCGGCCGCCGGGAAGAATGCGCTGGTCGTCGCCGAGGCAGGAAACATCAGAAACGCCCCGGATCTCGACGCCCCGAGGATAGGGGTAATTTTCAAGGATGAAACGATCAGGATCTTTGACGAAAAAAAGGACCGGAACGGGGAGAGGTGGTTTATGGTCCACATCTACGGCAAGAAAGAGGGATGGATCTCGGAGAGGGTGGTGGAGGTACGGGAAGGGCTAAGTCCGGAACAATAG
- the selB gene encoding selenocysteine-specific translation elongation factor, whose translation MKRIVIGTAGHIDHGKTTLIKALTGIDCDRLKEEKERGITTELGFAHYRSGDDLSIGIVDVPGHEKFVRHMVAGAWGIDMALLVVAADEGVMPQTREHVDICELLGLKRGIVAITKTDLVDEEMVEMAKEDVADFLKGRPLGGAPIIPVSATTGENIELLRNTIHDMAMELEERSREGIFRLPVDRVFTIRGLGTIVTGTCISGSIKVGDEIEIYPFRRRAKIRNIQAYHEDAPEASAGQRVALNLQGVEKQEVERGTIIGRPDTLILSNRIDATLTYLKLPLKPVRNDTTLRFHIATNQTEARLILLEADQIEPGEESFTQFVFPHPIVTLPGDRYILRGPYAIQTIGGGQIIDVMPRRHKRKTAGLDEMCELLSGSDEMGKAEFHIRKGEYGGTTRNMLSVLLGKETAFTDRIVSRLEGQKKVRVSGRMIIHTEWLIKYKEMLLAILHDFHAKNPLKVGISKEELRSRLPKVEPQIFQLVLDETISEAKVETDKDKVREQGRSAGTQGGAEGLGDEVLRKLESYGLTPPGIKDLSAETKIAEKNLRDVLERLVFEKKVVKTKGDIYFHGKVIDSLKERVTGHLVAQKEMAPADFKGMFDLSRKYMIPILEYLDEIKLTIRVGDKRVLRK comes from the coding sequence ATGAAGAGAATAGTCATAGGGACCGCAGGACACATCGATCACGGCAAGACAACCCTTATCAAGGCCCTCACGGGCATCGACTGCGACCGGTTGAAGGAAGAGAAGGAAAGGGGCATCACCACCGAGCTCGGGTTTGCCCACTATAGATCGGGCGACGATCTTTCCATCGGTATCGTCGATGTTCCGGGCCATGAAAAGTTCGTCCGCCATATGGTCGCAGGGGCGTGGGGGATAGACATGGCGCTGCTCGTGGTTGCCGCGGATGAAGGCGTCATGCCTCAGACCCGGGAGCACGTGGATATATGCGAACTTCTCGGTCTGAAAAGGGGCATCGTGGCCATTACCAAAACCGATCTCGTGGATGAAGAGATGGTGGAGATGGCAAAGGAGGACGTGGCGGATTTTCTGAAAGGCCGTCCTTTGGGTGGCGCACCTATCATACCGGTCTCGGCGACTACAGGCGAGAACATAGAGCTTCTCCGCAATACGATCCACGACATGGCGATGGAGCTTGAAGAAAGGTCCAGGGAGGGCATCTTCCGGCTCCCCGTGGACAGGGTCTTTACGATCCGAGGCCTCGGCACCATTGTCACGGGCACCTGCATATCCGGCTCAATCAAAGTGGGGGACGAGATCGAGATATACCCCTTCCGTAGGCGCGCCAAGATCAGGAACATCCAGGCGTACCATGAAGATGCCCCCGAAGCGTCGGCAGGCCAGCGCGTTGCCCTCAATCTTCAGGGCGTCGAGAAGCAGGAGGTCGAGAGGGGCACCATTATCGGACGACCCGATACGCTCATCCTCTCCAATAGAATCGATGCGACGCTCACATACTTGAAGCTCCCTTTGAAACCCGTGCGAAATGACACTACCCTGCGTTTCCACATTGCCACGAACCAGACGGAGGCACGGCTTATCCTCCTGGAGGCGGATCAGATAGAACCCGGGGAGGAGTCCTTTACCCAGTTCGTATTCCCCCATCCCATTGTCACCTTGCCCGGCGACCGCTATATCCTTAGAGGGCCTTACGCGATACAGACCATCGGAGGGGGCCAGATTATCGACGTCATGCCCCGGCGGCATAAACGAAAGACCGCGGGTCTCGATGAGATGTGCGAGCTCCTGTCCGGAAGCGACGAGATGGGGAAAGCGGAATTCCACATACGGAAAGGGGAGTACGGGGGAACAACGAGGAATATGCTCTCCGTGCTTTTGGGCAAGGAGACCGCCTTTACCGACCGCATCGTCTCCCGCCTCGAGGGGCAAAAGAAGGTCAGGGTTTCAGGCAGAATGATAATCCACACGGAGTGGCTCATTAAGTACAAGGAGATGCTCCTCGCCATTCTTCACGATTTTCATGCTAAGAATCCGCTCAAAGTGGGGATTTCCAAGGAAGAGTTACGGTCCCGCCTGCCTAAAGTCGAGCCCCAGATATTTCAGTTAGTCCTGGACGAGACCATCTCCGAAGCCAAGGTGGAAACGGATAAGGACAAGGTGAGGGAGCAGGGGAGAAGTGCCGGCACACAAGGCGGGGCAGAAGGGCTCGGAGACGAGGTACTCAGGAAGCTCGAGAGCTACGGCCTCACCCCTCCCGGGATAAAGGACCTTTCAGCGGAGACGAAGATCGCGGAAAAGAACCTCAGGGATGTCCTGGAGAGGCTCGTATTCGAGAAAAAGGTCGTCAAGACCAAAGGTGATATTTATTTTCATGGGAAAGTCATCGATTCTTTAAAGGAGCGGGTGACCGGACATCTGGTGGCGCAAAAGGAGATGGCTCCTGCCGATTTCAAAGGCATGTTCGACTTGTCGAGAAAATATATGATCCCCATCCTCGAATATCTCGACGAGATAAAATTGACCATAAGGGTCGGAGACAAGCGGGTCCTTCGGAAATAG
- a CDS encoding ABC transporter substrate-binding protein, whose protein sequence is MRKAMIGACVILASFLFIPYSFAKETVKIGVVTPLTGDVKTYGESTKNAFLIAVEEYSKKGKYTIVPVIADDRNDPTEGTNATLKLITQDKVVALVGPLTSKVAIPMSEIAQKNKVPMITGTATNPKVTVSDGKRKSYVFRTCYTDPFQGSTAANFALKELKVKTAAVLYDVSNDYSKGLADVFKTTFTKGGGAITAYESYQKDDVDFSALITKLAMKKPEVVYLPDYYNKVGLISKQIREKGVKATLLGGDGWDSPDLAKIAGSAIVGGYFTNHYSPDRKDSVTQAFIKKYKEKHGIVPDALGSLAYDATMILFKTLDSAKSPTSEEIVKGLGTIKNFKGVTGNISFDKNGDSVKSVVILKMEKDKVRYVTTIEP, encoded by the coding sequence ATGAGAAAGGCTATGATCGGGGCGTGTGTAATACTCGCCTCCTTCCTGTTCATACCATATTCCTTCGCGAAGGAAACCGTAAAAATAGGCGTCGTAACCCCCCTCACGGGGGACGTGAAGACCTACGGTGAATCGACAAAAAATGCTTTTTTGATCGCCGTGGAGGAGTATTCGAAGAAAGGAAAATATACCATAGTGCCGGTCATCGCGGATGACAGGAACGATCCGACCGAGGGGACGAATGCGACCCTTAAGCTGATTACCCAGGATAAGGTGGTGGCGTTAGTAGGGCCCCTCACGTCCAAGGTAGCCATTCCTATGAGCGAGATCGCCCAGAAGAACAAGGTTCCCATGATCACCGGCACGGCGACGAACCCCAAGGTGACGGTGAGCGACGGAAAGCGGAAATCCTATGTCTTCAGGACCTGCTATACGGACCCCTTTCAAGGCTCGACTGCGGCAAATTTTGCGCTCAAAGAGTTGAAGGTGAAGACCGCCGCGGTGCTCTATGATGTGAGCAACGATTACTCCAAGGGCCTGGCCGACGTCTTTAAGACCACCTTTACTAAAGGGGGCGGCGCCATTACGGCATATGAATCGTACCAGAAGGACGATGTCGATTTTTCCGCCCTGATCACGAAGTTGGCCATGAAGAAGCCGGAGGTGGTCTACCTGCCCGATTACTATAATAAGGTCGGCCTCATCTCGAAGCAGATAAGGGAAAAAGGCGTGAAGGCGACACTCCTCGGAGGTGACGGCTGGGACTCTCCCGACCTTGCGAAGATAGCGGGCTCCGCCATCGTGGGCGGCTACTTCACGAACCACTACTCTCCTGACAGGAAAGACTCCGTGACCCAGGCGTTCATCAAAAAGTACAAGGAGAAGCACGGCATAGTGCCCGACGCGCTGGGATCGCTTGCATATGACGCCACCATGATCCTCTTCAAGACCCTCGACAGCGCTAAATCGCCCACTTCCGAGGAGATCGTGAAAGGCCTTGGAACTATAAAGAACTTCAAAGGGGTGACGGGAAACATCAGCTTCGACAAAAACGGAGACTCGGTCAAATCGGTGGTCATTCTGAAAATGGAAAAAGATAAAGTGCGGTACGTCACGACCATAGAGCCTTAA
- a CDS encoding branched-chain amino acid ABC transporter permease, translating into MEVLGYICDQCINGLQLGAVYALIALGYTMVYGVLRLINFAHGDIFMLGAFIAYYFIAKLSIPIYFVFVITMVLTGCAGFIIEKVAYKPLRKAPRISLLITAVGVSLFLEYFLSLKAIFTPDYIGFPRPFEVTAYDLGLFSITNVQLLIFAVTGAALTGVYYLVYRTKQGKAMRAVSYDEEVASLMGINIDRTISFTFVVGASLAGVGGILYGIAYPQINVFMGVMPGIKSFIAAVLGGIGIIHGAVLGGFIIGLSEVFVSAFLSSTFRDGVIFIILFVVLLLKPSGIFGKRIEKV; encoded by the coding sequence ATGGAAGTCCTAGGCTATATATGCGACCAGTGCATTAACGGTCTTCAGCTCGGCGCCGTCTATGCCCTCATTGCGCTCGGCTATACCATGGTCTACGGGGTGCTCCGGCTCATCAACTTCGCCCACGGCGATATCTTCATGCTGGGCGCCTTCATCGCCTATTATTTTATCGCAAAATTGAGCATTCCCATCTATTTCGTCTTTGTCATCACCATGGTCCTTACAGGCTGCGCCGGCTTCATCATCGAGAAGGTGGCCTATAAGCCGCTCCGGAAGGCGCCGAGAATCTCGCTCCTCATCACCGCGGTGGGTGTCTCCCTTTTTCTCGAATATTTCCTGAGCCTGAAAGCCATCTTCACTCCCGATTACATCGGGTTTCCCCGGCCCTTTGAAGTGACTGCCTATGACCTGGGGCTATTCTCCATCACCAACGTGCAGCTTCTCATCTTCGCGGTCACGGGCGCGGCGCTGACCGGCGTCTATTATCTGGTCTACCGGACGAAACAGGGGAAAGCGATGAGGGCGGTCTCGTACGACGAAGAGGTGGCTTCCCTCATGGGCATAAACATCGACAGGACCATTTCCTTCACTTTCGTGGTGGGCGCGTCCCTTGCGGGCGTGGGGGGTATCCTCTACGGCATTGCCTATCCCCAGATAAACGTATTCATGGGGGTCATGCCGGGGATCAAATCTTTTATCGCCGCGGTGTTGGGCGGTATAGGGATCATTCACGGCGCGGTTCTCGGGGGCTTTATTATCGGTCTCTCCGAGGTCTTCGTTTCGGCCTTTCTCTCCTCCACCTTCAGGGACGGCGTAATCTTCATCATTCTCTTCGTGGTCCTCCTTCTGAAGCCGAGCGGCATCTTCGGGAAAAGGATCGAGAAAGTATGA
- a CDS encoding branched-chain amino acid ABC transporter permease: protein MNFFKESRKFLFLSLLIYVVLKSVFSLGIVSQYIEQITLYAFIVILASLGLNVIYGYTGQFSLGHAAFYGLGAYVSAYLTRVFGIEGVLGFLPAIVVSGVVTGAVGYVIGIPVLKLRDDFLAIATLGLGTLFKVILDNSDKITDILGGSRGFVGIPRITNLELTLSVMVFLILVTRNIIFSRYGLFWRCIKNDELAAVSIGIDTARMKLMAFSFGCALAGVAGALYAHLYTFLHPSNFDILKSIDFLIIVIIGGMGSITGTIYAGLIWVGVIEGLRILLPTDMLDLRWVLIPLFLIILMMWRPYGLITKTSRWGRS, encoded by the coding sequence ATGAATTTTTTCAAAGAATCGAGAAAGTTCCTTTTTCTTTCCCTCCTCATCTATGTGGTCCTCAAGAGCGTCTTTTCCCTGGGCATCGTCTCTCAATATATCGAGCAGATTACCCTCTATGCCTTCATCGTTATCCTCGCGTCCCTGGGGCTCAATGTGATCTACGGGTATACGGGACAATTCTCCCTGGGCCACGCGGCGTTCTACGGTCTCGGCGCCTATGTGTCCGCCTATCTGACGCGGGTCTTCGGTATCGAAGGGGTGCTCGGCTTTCTGCCTGCCATAGTAGTGAGCGGAGTGGTTACGGGGGCGGTTGGCTACGTGATAGGCATTCCCGTTCTCAAGCTGCGAGATGATTTTCTTGCAATCGCCACCCTCGGGCTGGGAACCCTCTTTAAGGTGATCCTCGATAACTCGGATAAAATCACCGATATATTGGGCGGCTCACGGGGGTTCGTCGGTATCCCGCGGATCACCAATCTCGAGCTCACCCTCTCCGTAATGGTCTTTCTCATTCTTGTCACGCGAAATATCATATTTTCGAGATACGGTCTCTTCTGGCGCTGCATCAAGAACGACGAGCTCGCCGCCGTTTCGATCGGGATCGACACGGCAAGGATGAAGCTCATGGCCTTCTCATTCGGCTGTGCGCTGGCCGGGGTTGCGGGTGCGCTCTATGCTCATCTCTACACTTTCCTCCATCCTTCCAATTTCGACATCCTGAAATCGATCGACTTCCTTATCATTGTCATCATAGGCGGGATGGGGAGCATCACGGGCACTATCTACGCCGGGCTCATATGGGTGGGCGTTATCGAGGGCTTGAGGATACTCCTGCCCACGGATATGCTCGATTTAAGGTGGGTCCTGATCCCCCTGTTCCTCATCATCCTGATGATGTGGAGGCCCTACGGCCTCATTACCAAAACCTCGAGATGGGGCAGGTCATGA
- a CDS encoding ABC transporter ATP-binding protein gives MIALEVKDLRKSFGGVQAVDSISFKVNEGETLSIIGPNGAGKTTVFNLITGFYRPDSGSVRFFGKEITVMAPYKLPHIGIGRTFQNMRLFGDLTVFENLLAALLRRKGYSIWSTIFRTDGYFHAEAHAEARARELIEFFQLSGKEDYPAKSLPYGEQRRLELARALSTDPKLLLIDEPGAGMNPREIMDLVDTLRVVKERFRLTLLIIEHQMGLVMRLSDRVMVMDFGEKIMEGLPEEVKKDKKVIEAYLGDEFA, from the coding sequence ATGATCGCCCTCGAAGTAAAGGACCTGAGGAAGAGCTTCGGCGGCGTCCAGGCCGTGGATTCCATCTCCTTTAAGGTCAATGAGGGCGAGACGCTCAGCATCATAGGACCGAACGGGGCGGGGAAAACGACCGTATTCAACCTGATTACGGGATTTTATCGGCCCGATTCAGGGTCGGTAAGGTTTTTCGGCAAAGAAATCACTGTCATGGCGCCCTACAAGCTTCCCCATATCGGTATCGGAAGAACTTTTCAGAATATGAGGCTTTTCGGCGATCTCACCGTCTTCGAAAACCTCCTGGCAGCCCTTCTGAGGAGGAAAGGCTATTCCATCTGGTCCACTATCTTCAGGACCGACGGCTATTTCCACGCAGAGGCACACGCCGAGGCCAGGGCGAGAGAGCTGATCGAGTTCTTTCAGCTCTCGGGGAAAGAAGATTATCCCGCAAAAAGCCTCCCTTATGGAGAGCAAAGAAGGTTGGAGTTGGCCAGGGCCCTTTCGACCGATCCTAAGCTCCTGCTTATAGACGAGCCCGGTGCGGGCATGAACCCCAGGGAGATCATGGATCTCGTGGACACCTTAAGGGTGGTGAAAGAGCGATTCCGGCTTACCCTGCTTATCATAGAGCACCAGATGGGACTCGTCATGAGACTGTCGGACCGGGTGATGGTGATGGATTTCGGAGAAAAGATCATGGAGGGCCTGCCCGAAGAGGTGAAGAAAGATAAGAAAGTAATCGAGGCATACCTGGGGGATGAATTCGCATGA
- a CDS encoding ABC transporter ATP-binding protein has translation MLMEVRNLSVNYGAIGALHDLSLHVRPGEIVSVIGANGAGKSTLLKTVTGLIKPVSGYIEWEKKAIQGMRPDRIVRLGITMVPEGRRVFPDLSVKENLELGGYVLKSSELKKELFDLVLSTFPRLKERIKQQAGTLSGGEQQMLAMGRALMGNPRLLLLDEPSMGLSPIITREIFSLIRLINSEKGISIILVEQNAHMALEHSQRTYVLENGRLAMEGLSRDVKTDRSVIEAYLGV, from the coding sequence ATGCTGATGGAGGTCAGAAACCTTTCGGTCAATTACGGGGCTATAGGCGCCCTTCACGACCTCTCCCTCCACGTGAGACCTGGAGAGATCGTCTCGGTCATAGGGGCCAACGGCGCGGGTAAGTCCACACTCCTCAAGACGGTCACCGGCCTTATAAAACCTGTGTCGGGATATATAGAATGGGAAAAAAAAGCGATCCAGGGCATGAGGCCCGACAGGATAGTGAGGCTGGGCATCACCATGGTCCCCGAAGGACGGCGGGTCTTTCCCGATCTTTCGGTGAAGGAGAACTTGGAGCTCGGGGGGTACGTCCTCAAATCTTCGGAGCTGAAGAAGGAGCTTTTCGACCTCGTCCTCTCTACATTTCCCCGCCTCAAAGAGCGGATCAAGCAGCAGGCCGGAACTCTGTCCGGCGGAGAGCAGCAGATGCTGGCCATGGGCAGGGCCCTCATGGGAAACCCGCGGCTTCTTCTCCTCGATGAGCCATCCATGGGTCTTTCGCCCATCATCACCAGGGAGATATTCTCTCTCATTCGTCTCATAAACTCTGAAAAGGGCATCTCGATTATTCTCGTGGAGCAGAACGCCCATATGGCCCTGGAGCACTCCCAGCGGACTTATGTACTGGAGAATGGGAGACTGGCCATGGAAGGTCTTTCCCGCGACGTGAAAACCGACAGATCTGTTATCGAAGCCTATTTGGGAGTATGA
- a CDS encoding histidinol-phosphate transaminase, producing MNLYDFAEKGKWSLDRIHDFATGVNPLGPSHKAARAVRKEAGRLEFFPDEKARYLKRYLCRIEGLEEDRILFGAGSTHLLGLLMDKVKPEVVGLLSPCSQRVHEILAPHSAGIELIPTEGDGKFSIPVKRLCDRMKEVDMLILGNPHHMTGTAISGEDLSTLISEAAAAGTILVIDEAFRDYTTVVSPVREVAESASAVILRTFSLYHGFAALRLGYMIGPSGLIRKIEPARPSAQISSLALRAAQASLRDREHRERTFKFVAEEKAYFSRKLSTVPGVDMIDTPCNFVLLRMKGEWEALGRELLAKGIMIEGFQSENDDLYVRLPVGRHKSNAYFMRSLRKILGG from the coding sequence ATGAACCTTTATGATTTTGCCGAGAAAGGAAAATGGTCTTTGGACCGGATCCACGATTTTGCCACCGGCGTCAACCCTTTGGGTCCGTCCCACAAGGCGGCCCGGGCCGTAAGGAAAGAGGCGGGCCGGCTCGAGTTCTTTCCGGACGAGAAGGCGCGGTACCTGAAAAGATACCTCTGCAGGATCGAAGGACTGGAGGAAGACCGGATTCTCTTCGGCGCCGGCTCGACCCATCTTCTCGGCCTGCTCATGGACAAGGTGAAGCCGGAGGTCGTGGGTCTTCTCTCCCCTTGCTCCCAAAGGGTTCACGAGATTCTGGCTCCGCATTCGGCCGGAATAGAATTGATCCCCACGGAGGGAGACGGCAAGTTCAGCATACCCGTCAAAAGGCTTTGCGACCGGATGAAAGAAGTTGACATGCTCATCCTGGGAAACCCCCACCATATGACGGGTACGGCCATTTCCGGAGAGGATCTTTCCACCCTTATCTCGGAAGCCGCGGCTGCCGGCACTATCCTCGTTATCGACGAAGCCTTCAGAGACTATACCACTGTTGTTTCACCCGTCAGAGAGGTGGCGGAATCCGCGTCCGCCGTGATCCTGAGGACCTTTTCTCTTTATCACGGGTTTGCGGCGCTTCGACTCGGTTACATGATCGGCCCTTCCGGGCTGATAAGGAAAATAGAGCCCGCACGGCCTTCGGCCCAGATAAGCTCTCTGGCGCTCCGTGCTGCGCAGGCGTCTCTCAGAGACCGGGAGCACAGGGAGAGGACATTCAAATTCGTGGCGGAAGAGAAGGCGTATTTCAGTCGAAAGCTGTCGACCGTCCCGGGCGTGGATATGATCGACACGCCGTGCAATTTCGTCCTCCTCCGGATGAAGGGCGAATGGGAAGCTCTAGGCCGGGAGCTTCTCGCGAAGGGTATTATGATAGAAGGATTTCAAAGTGAAAACGACGATTTATATGTGCGGCTGCCGGTAGGAAGACATAAATCGAATGCCTATTTCATGCGTTCATTACGCAAAATTTTGGGGGGTTAA